One Clostridiisalibacter paucivorans DSM 22131 DNA segment encodes these proteins:
- a CDS encoding class I SAM-dependent methyltransferase has protein sequence MEMYKKLCTQFYDIDKPMPPKSFFSFYMKYISKKAEPILEPMCGSGRFLIPILEKNFDIDGVDASSDMIDACKSKMSIKGLSTNLYKQFLDELDLPRQYGLVFIPEGSLGLIIEEALLLNSLKKIYKHMVSGGRFLTELETPYAKPKEIGKVTATFRERSDGSKIVLSRFCDSYNENKKVSTSINKYELFKNGELIETELEEFKVRYFDIDEFRNILKGIGFKDIKVFRLYERVQPSTDEPGVIFECRKP, from the coding sequence ATGGAAATGTATAAAAAATTGTGTACCCAATTTTATGATATTGATAAACCTATGCCACCAAAATCTTTCTTTAGTTTTTATATGAAATATATAAGTAAAAAAGCTGAACCAATTTTAGAACCTATGTGTGGGTCGGGGCGTTTTTTAATTCCAATATTAGAAAAGAATTTTGATATTGACGGGGTTGATGCATCTTCAGATATGATTGATGCATGTAAAAGTAAAATGTCTATAAAGGGTTTAAGTACAAACTTATATAAACAGTTTCTAGACGAACTTGATTTACCTAGACAATATGGTCTTGTATTTATTCCTGAGGGGTCTTTAGGTTTGATTATAGAAGAAGCTTTGCTACTTAATAGTTTAAAAAAGATTTACAAACATATGGTCTCTGGGGGGAGATTTTTGACTGAACTCGAAACTCCTTATGCAAAACCAAAAGAAATTGGAAAAGTTACTGCAACATTCAGAGAAAGAAGTGATGGGTCTAAAATTGTGCTAAGTAGGTTTTGTGATTCTTATAATGAGAATAAAAAGGTATCTACAAGTATAAACAAATATGAACTCTTTAAAAATGGAGAATTAATTGAAACGGAATTAGAAGAATTTAAAGTACGTTATTTTGATATAGATGAATTCAGAAATATACTTAAAGGTATTGGTTTTAAAGATATAAAAGTGTTTAGACTATACGAAAGAGTACAACCATCAACAGATGAGCCTGGGGTAATATTTGAGTGTAGGAAACCTTGA